In the Paenibacillus pabuli genome, one interval contains:
- a CDS encoding iron-containing alcohol dehydrogenase: protein MATHAYYVPPVNLMGRGCLQEAGKMIQGMAIHKALVVSDRQLISTGVAEQVLSILRNSGLDYVVYDEVQPNPTCHNVHEGLKMYQEHGCDAIISIGGGSPQDAAKAIGIVATNGGHIRDYEGLHQSHHKSVPLVAFNTTAGTSSEVTINYVITDEERKVKMVMVDRNSLVSLSVNDPELMLSKPASLTAATGMDALTHAVEAMVTPGGFTVTSATAAAAVELIFEYLPRAVRDGSDLEAREHMTYACFLGGMAFNNAGLGYVHAMAHQLGGVYDLPHGVCNAMLLPYVEEMNAKHVPGKFRHIAKAIGMNVKDKSDEECSIYVIDAIRQLSREVGIPEKLSELGVTDPDLELLADNAMKDACAPGNPYQPSREEVIELFRKII from the coding sequence ATGGCAACACATGCTTATTATGTTCCGCCCGTGAACTTGATGGGTAGGGGATGTTTACAGGAAGCAGGCAAGATGATTCAGGGCATGGCTATTCACAAAGCACTAGTTGTTAGTGATCGGCAGTTGATCTCTACCGGTGTAGCTGAACAGGTACTGTCTATATTAAGAAATTCAGGGTTAGACTACGTTGTATATGATGAAGTACAACCCAATCCAACGTGTCATAATGTGCATGAAGGCCTCAAAATGTATCAGGAACATGGCTGTGATGCCATTATATCGATAGGCGGAGGCTCACCCCAGGACGCAGCCAAAGCCATCGGCATTGTCGCTACCAATGGTGGACATATTCGGGACTACGAAGGATTGCATCAATCGCATCATAAGTCTGTACCGCTTGTAGCGTTCAATACGACCGCCGGTACATCGAGTGAGGTGACCATTAACTACGTGATTACAGATGAGGAACGCAAGGTGAAAATGGTGATGGTGGACCGGAACAGTCTGGTTTCCCTGTCAGTGAACGATCCGGAATTGATGCTCAGCAAGCCAGCCAGTCTGACCGCAGCAACAGGCATGGATGCTCTGACTCATGCGGTGGAAGCGATGGTGACACCTGGTGGATTTACAGTCACCAGCGCGACCGCTGCCGCAGCGGTTGAACTGATCTTTGAATATTTGCCGCGAGCGGTCAGAGACGGGAGCGACCTTGAAGCCAGGGAGCACATGACCTATGCCTGCTTCTTGGGAGGAATGGCTTTTAATAATGCGGGTCTCGGCTATGTGCATGCCATGGCACATCAACTCGGAGGTGTGTACGATCTGCCGCACGGCGTATGTAACGCCATGCTGCTCCCTTATGTGGAGGAGATGAACGCGAAGCATGTGCCCGGTAAATTCCGGCATATCGCCAAAGCCATCGGCATGAATGTAAAGGATAAGAGTGATGAAGAGTGCTCCATATATGTCATTGACGCTATTCGCCAGCTCTCCAGGGAAGTGGGCATTCCCGAGAAATTGTCCGAACTGGGCGTAACGGATCCCGATCTTGAGCTGCTTGCAGATAACGCGATGAAAGACGCCTGTGCCCCCGGCAATCCGTATCAGCCTTCAAGAGAAGAAGTGATAGAGCTTTTCCGCAAAATTATATAG
- a CDS encoding LLM class flavin-dependent oxidoreductase: protein MKLSVLEHGHINEGRSVQDTLQETVTLAKHADELGYSRFWMSEHHGSGALSFSSPEVMIAHVAAHTGRIRVGSGGVMLPHYSAYKVAENFRLLEALHPGRIDLGIGRAPGGMPIASRALNEGKASHVQFFPQQIADLGGYFHEQLPEDHRFASLVAGPSVPTVPEVWLLGSSSEGARIAAAQGTSYAFAQFFGTPGGEEAMKYYRRHFKPSILNDKPHSMIAVAAFCAETEEEAAELARSNELFFLRLGRGLEQNSFPSLETVHNYPYTAMEMEQIRQRRSFSIVGTPDQVKDKITAMAERHEADEVIIASAIHSFEARLRSFSLIAEAFGLKKD, encoded by the coding sequence ATGAAACTTAGTGTACTCGAACATGGACATATCAATGAAGGGCGAAGTGTGCAGGACACGCTTCAAGAGACAGTGACTTTAGCGAAGCATGCCGATGAACTTGGGTACTCCAGGTTCTGGATGTCTGAGCATCATGGCAGCGGAGCACTGTCCTTCTCCAGTCCGGAGGTCATGATTGCTCATGTCGCAGCTCATACCGGTCGGATACGGGTAGGTTCCGGTGGCGTAATGCTGCCTCATTACAGCGCCTATAAAGTCGCGGAGAACTTCCGTCTGCTGGAGGCATTGCACCCTGGACGAATTGATCTCGGCATTGGCAGAGCGCCAGGCGGCATGCCTATTGCGAGCCGGGCACTGAATGAAGGCAAAGCTTCACATGTACAATTTTTCCCGCAGCAAATCGCTGACCTGGGTGGTTATTTCCACGAGCAGCTGCCGGAGGATCACCGTTTTGCATCGCTGGTAGCTGGACCGTCTGTACCAACAGTGCCTGAAGTGTGGCTGCTGGGCTCCAGTTCGGAAGGTGCCCGAATTGCTGCAGCACAGGGAACGTCATATGCATTTGCACAGTTTTTCGGAACACCTGGCGGAGAAGAAGCGATGAAATACTATCGCAGACATTTCAAACCATCGATCCTGAATGACAAACCTCATTCCATGATTGCCGTAGCGGCCTTCTGTGCAGAGACGGAGGAGGAAGCAGCAGAACTGGCCCGTAGTAATGAGCTGTTCTTTTTGCGTCTGGGCCGAGGATTAGAGCAGAATTCGTTTCCTTCGCTGGAAACAGTTCATAATTACCCTTATACAGCGATGGAAATGGAACAGATTCGTCAGCGCCGCTCCTTCTCCATTGTGGGTACACCTGATCAAGTGAAGGACAAAATTACGGCCATGGCAGAACGCCACGAAGCGGACGAAGTCATTATTGCATCAGCCATTCATTCGTTTGAAGCACGTCTGCGCTCTTTTAGCCTGATTGCTGAAGCTTTTGGTCTCAAGAAGGATTAG
- a CDS encoding protein-glutamine gamma-glutamyltransferase: MIIVANQPFDLVPTQWSAFEWHWLQQLQNRPTIYSYQTLDHLQFEWKLRASLVHAAEGLDASGVSFASFEKSRCNPAYWNLNKEGGFELKPNVTPAEGIRDIWRNGSLYAFECATATVIVLYGGVLGSIREEAFNSLFRNLLLFDWHYDSDLRLTEKNGSHTALPGDVLYFKNPDVSSETPEWQGENTIMLREDLYYGHGIGIASGGQIIRTLNQFRTPGSKVSAYLMDNVIYPDFYYLSRFAENSDMNAPAGTTPVLPGQLYVRIGGSRYLRT; this comes from the coding sequence ATGATCATCGTTGCGAATCAACCGTTTGATTTGGTACCAACCCAATGGTCTGCTTTTGAATGGCACTGGTTGCAGCAGCTTCAGAACAGACCGACTATATATTCCTATCAGACTCTGGATCATCTTCAATTCGAATGGAAACTTCGGGCCTCTCTGGTCCATGCAGCTGAGGGATTGGATGCGAGCGGGGTCAGCTTTGCTTCATTTGAGAAATCCAGATGTAACCCCGCCTACTGGAATCTCAACAAGGAGGGAGGGTTTGAACTTAAGCCGAATGTCACTCCGGCCGAGGGTATTCGGGACATTTGGAGGAATGGTTCCCTGTATGCATTTGAATGCGCAACCGCAACTGTGATTGTGCTGTACGGTGGCGTGCTTGGGAGTATTCGTGAAGAGGCATTTAATTCGCTCTTTCGGAACTTGCTGCTCTTCGATTGGCACTATGACAGCGATCTCCGCTTAACTGAGAAGAACGGCAGCCATACGGCACTTCCCGGAGATGTACTCTATTTCAAAAACCCGGATGTCTCTTCCGAAACGCCAGAGTGGCAAGGGGAAAATACGATCATGCTGCGTGAAGATCTGTATTATGGTCATGGCATTGGCATTGCCTCGGGGGGACAGATTATTCGCACATTGAATCAATTCCGTACTCCCGGAAGCAAAGTTTCAGCTTACTTAATGGATAACGTGATTTATCCCGATTTTTATTATCTATCCCGTTTCGCCGAAAATAGTGATATGAATGCACCTGCAGGAACTACACCTGTATTACCCGGACAATTATATGTACGGATTGGTGGCAGCCGGTATCTGCGAACATGA
- a CDS encoding PAS domain-containing hybrid sensor histidine kinase/response regulator: MSNPITESRSLFEQLYKYAPIGIAVASHVNGRWLQLNPAFCEMLGFSEHELIDSPFAHIIHDADQEIEKFQAKFWDMSNGVSQMYETEVRLKRKDGTLLWSTIRACIVRDEVNNDPLYLLVQAADITRQKESEQHLLEQRKQLEESTRIARMLTESSLDLIAIHHADQERTFKYVSPASLGMLGYKPEEIVGQSGLFCIHPNDIPLVEAYVAGQIQGLAPDRISYRLQHKNGSVVWADTITHYIYDQQGNLQEMIAVTRDITASKKQEQSLQEYQSLFDCNPLGVASLDLEGNLLKANVGQEQLTGHSKEELLSQSFDHLIDPVDLAKTRYHFEESVKGEAQSYEIGLIHQDGRRIETRVINVPIILEDRVVGVYGITSDITESKRYVEEIENLSYERALILNAMSEGVIGLDQNGKLIFANPAAAEMMGFCPTEMKGVHFEQIILQMQNEAIPYPVHETPIVKAVREGRSLPRSESIFWRQDGSSFLAEFQLKPIMDQGNTRGGVLVIRDMTSVNDIIRAKEAAEQADRAKSEFLAIMSHELRTPLNGIMGMANLLKETELDAEQSGFAEIIIDSGESLLHILNEILDFSKIEAGKMDLSRDAVDIQEILANVVELFALKAAEKNIELYWEMSDRIPERVRGDETRIRQILINLVGNAVKFTEKGSIQIRVDANAAEDGDPNKLQLSFVVKDTGIGIPMEKQHQLFQSFSQLDPAINRKYGGTGLGLAISKKLVELMDGAIGVHSEISKGAEFHFTLLLEKWQDESGDGMEAADDTWSDDDPSLLAANIRILIAEDQPVNSHLMEELLRKLGGVCDIVENGEEAVRALERESYDIVFMDIKMPIMDGIEATCKIRQSHPEIPVIAAITAFAGASDREACLECGMQDFISKPFSSSEITRVLRTWVPYIRAHR, encoded by the coding sequence GTGTCGAATCCAATTACAGAGAGTCGCTCTCTGTTTGAGCAATTATACAAATATGCACCAATCGGCATTGCTGTCGCTTCACACGTAAATGGACGTTGGCTGCAACTTAATCCTGCGTTCTGTGAGATGCTGGGATTCAGTGAACATGAGCTCATTGACTCACCGTTTGCACATATAATCCATGATGCTGACCAGGAGATAGAGAAATTCCAGGCCAAGTTCTGGGATATGAGCAACGGAGTAAGCCAGATGTATGAGACGGAAGTCCGTTTGAAACGTAAAGACGGTACTCTACTGTGGTCGACCATAAGAGCTTGTATAGTTAGAGATGAAGTGAACAATGATCCTCTCTATCTGCTCGTGCAGGCAGCGGATATTACGAGACAAAAGGAATCGGAGCAGCATTTGCTTGAGCAGCGCAAACAGTTGGAGGAGAGCACCCGAATCGCTCGCATGCTTACGGAGTCTTCTTTGGATCTGATTGCTATACATCACGCCGATCAGGAACGAACCTTCAAATATGTTTCACCGGCCAGCCTTGGAATGCTGGGGTACAAGCCAGAAGAAATTGTCGGCCAATCGGGATTATTCTGTATTCATCCGAACGATATTCCTCTTGTTGAGGCTTATGTTGCAGGACAGATCCAAGGTCTGGCACCGGACCGTATCAGTTATCGTCTGCAGCACAAGAACGGTTCTGTGGTGTGGGCAGATACAATAACTCACTATATTTATGACCAGCAAGGAAACCTGCAGGAGATGATTGCAGTCACCCGGGATATTACGGCGAGCAAAAAGCAGGAGCAGAGTCTACAGGAGTATCAGTCACTCTTTGACTGTAATCCATTAGGCGTAGCTTCGCTTGATCTGGAAGGGAATTTGCTGAAAGCGAACGTCGGCCAGGAACAATTGACGGGACATTCCAAGGAGGAGCTGCTTAGTCAATCCTTTGATCATTTGATTGATCCGGTGGATCTGGCCAAGACCCGATATCATTTTGAAGAGTCTGTCAAAGGAGAAGCCCAAAGCTATGAGATCGGGCTGATCCACCAAGACGGACGCCGAATTGAAACCAGAGTTATCAATGTTCCCATTATCCTCGAGGATCGAGTTGTTGGCGTGTACGGAATCACAAGTGATATTACGGAGTCCAAAAGATATGTGGAGGAAATCGAGAATCTAAGCTATGAACGTGCCCTGATTCTTAATGCGATGTCTGAAGGGGTTATTGGACTCGATCAGAACGGGAAACTGATATTTGCCAACCCCGCTGCTGCCGAGATGATGGGTTTCTGTCCAACCGAGATGAAAGGTGTACACTTCGAACAGATTATTCTGCAGATGCAAAACGAGGCCATCCCTTATCCTGTCCATGAAACACCGATAGTAAAGGCTGTGCGTGAAGGTCGCAGTCTTCCTAGGTCGGAATCCATCTTTTGGAGGCAGGATGGCTCCAGCTTCCTCGCGGAATTTCAGCTGAAACCGATTATGGATCAAGGAAATACCCGCGGAGGGGTGTTGGTGATCCGGGATATGACTTCGGTAAATGACATCATTCGTGCCAAGGAAGCAGCCGAGCAGGCGGACCGTGCCAAATCCGAATTTCTTGCAATTATGAGTCATGAGCTGCGTACACCACTGAACGGGATTATGGGTATGGCCAATCTGTTAAAAGAAACAGAGCTTGATGCAGAGCAATCCGGATTCGCAGAGATCATCATCGATAGTGGGGAGTCGCTGCTTCACATTCTTAATGAAATACTCGATTTTAGCAAAATTGAAGCTGGTAAAATGGATCTGTCGCGCGACGCAGTGGATATCCAGGAGATCTTGGCGAATGTTGTAGAGTTGTTTGCCCTGAAAGCTGCCGAAAAAAATATAGAGCTGTATTGGGAGATGTCTGACCGGATTCCTGAGCGTGTTAGGGGGGACGAAACCCGAATTCGTCAGATTCTGATCAATCTGGTGGGCAATGCGGTTAAATTCACGGAGAAAGGCAGCATTCAGATTCGCGTGGATGCAAATGCCGCCGAAGATGGTGATCCGAACAAACTCCAGCTTTCTTTTGTCGTAAAAGATACGGGAATCGGCATCCCCATGGAAAAACAGCATCAATTGTTTCAATCCTTCTCCCAGCTTGATCCGGCCATTAATCGCAAATATGGTGGAACCGGTCTTGGACTTGCAATTAGCAAAAAGCTGGTTGAATTAATGGATGGTGCGATTGGGGTGCATAGTGAAATCTCCAAGGGAGCCGAATTTCATTTTACACTGCTGCTTGAGAAGTGGCAGGACGAGTCTGGTGATGGAATGGAGGCAGCAGATGACACTTGGAGCGATGATGATCCATCCCTGCTGGCAGCAAATATTCGCATTTTGATAGCTGAGGATCAGCCTGTAAACAGCCACCTGATGGAGGAGTTGCTGCGTAAGCTCGGGGGCGTGTGTGACATCGTTGAGAATGGAGAGGAAGCGGTTCGCGCACTCGAGAGGGAATCCTACGATATCGTCTTCATGGATATTAAAATGCCCATCATGGACGGGATCGAAGCAACCTGCAAAATAAGACAAAGTCATCCCGAGATACCGGTCATCGCTGCAATAACGGCATTCGCGGGTGCGAGTGATCGTGAAGCATGCCTGGAATGCGGAATGCAGGATTTTATCAGCAAGCCGTTCAGTTCATCCGAAATTACCCGTGTACTGCGCACCTGGGTACCCTATATCCGGGCTCATCGCTAA
- the infC gene encoding translation initiation factor IF-3, with product MIMNEKIKASEIELTGLNGEDLGIMSTKEALALAKQHKVDLVCLSLMTSPPPCKLIRAGAAIQEAQQEKKKSGKSADKRKVKEIRLNLQMEDHDRDTKQAQAERILKKGDSVKLVIQVHGSKEGAAGKEWAEQLSKSLAEYGSKTTGVQVSGKQVVVQLDPNA from the coding sequence ATGATTATGAACGAAAAGATCAAAGCATCCGAGATTGAACTGACCGGACTAAACGGCGAAGATCTCGGTATTATGTCCACAAAAGAAGCTTTGGCACTTGCCAAGCAGCATAAAGTGGATCTGGTATGCCTGTCCCTGATGACAAGCCCGCCGCCCTGCAAACTCATCCGTGCCGGAGCAGCCATACAGGAAGCTCAACAGGAGAAGAAAAAATCCGGTAAATCGGCGGACAAACGCAAGGTTAAGGAGATTCGTCTCAACTTGCAGATGGAAGACCATGACCGGGATACGAAACAAGCTCAGGCGGAACGTATCTTGAAAAAAGGTGACTCGGTTAAGCTGGTCATACAGGTTCACGGAAGCAAAGAAGGCGCCGCAGGTAAGGAGTGGGCCGAGCAGCTAAGCAAGTCTCTGGCTGAATACGGCAGTAAAACAACAGGTGTACAGGTAAGTGGCAAGCAGGTTGTTGTCCAGCTGGACCCAAACGCATAA
- a CDS encoding M3 family oligoendopeptidase — protein MKFSEYTYTRPDLEKIKTSFRELLKGFEAAATVEEQSGFMDQINALRSDFETMAQLVYIRHSIDTNDTFYKAENEFLDESSPIIQEYITDYYRALVNSKFRAELEQKWGKQLFQLADQSLKTFSPEIIEDLQKENKLSTEYNQLIASAKIPFEGEERTLPQLHPFELSTDRSMRERASEARYAFMAEHEAEFDRIYDELVKVRTQIAKKLGYPTYVELGYDRMNRTDYNAEMVANFRAQVRDYIVPVATKLRERQRSRIGVDTLYFYDQGFSFKTGNPTPKGDPDWIIENGKKMYAELSPETDTFFQMMTENELMDLVSKKGKQGGGYCTFLNDYKVPFIFSNFNGTSGDIDVLTHEAGHAFQVYESRHFEVPEYNWPTYESAEIHSMSMEFFTWPWMELFFKEDTDKYKFDHLSSGLLFIPYGVAVDEFQHFVYANPDATPAERKQAWRSIEKTYLPHINYKDNAYLEQGGFWHKQGHIFSSPFYYIDYTLAQICAFQFWKRSNQDMKSAWADYLTLCKAGGSLSFTGLVELAGLKSPFEDGCVSSVIGDIEAWLDGVDDKAL, from the coding sequence ATGAAATTTAGTGAATATACGTATACACGTCCCGATCTGGAAAAAATCAAAACATCTTTCCGTGAGCTTCTGAAAGGCTTCGAAGCAGCGGCTACGGTGGAAGAGCAGAGCGGATTCATGGATCAGATTAACGCACTGCGCAGTGATTTTGAGACAATGGCGCAATTGGTCTATATCCGTCACTCCATTGATACGAATGATACGTTCTACAAAGCAGAAAACGAATTTCTGGATGAAAGCTCCCCGATTATTCAAGAATACATCACCGATTATTATCGGGCACTGGTTAACTCGAAATTCCGTGCGGAACTGGAGCAAAAATGGGGAAAACAGCTGTTCCAGCTGGCAGATCAGTCCCTGAAAACATTTAGCCCGGAAATTATTGAGGACCTTCAGAAAGAGAACAAACTGTCCACGGAATACAATCAATTGATTGCTTCTGCCAAAATTCCGTTTGAAGGCGAAGAACGTACGTTGCCACAGCTGCATCCGTTTGAACTGTCTACAGACCGTTCGATGCGGGAGCGTGCTTCGGAAGCAAGATATGCGTTCATGGCTGAGCACGAAGCGGAATTTGATCGCATTTACGATGAGCTTGTGAAAGTGCGTACGCAGATCGCAAAAAAATTAGGCTATCCAACCTACGTGGAGCTTGGTTACGATCGCATGAATCGGACCGACTATAACGCCGAGATGGTCGCCAACTTCAGAGCGCAGGTTCGTGATTATATTGTGCCCGTTGCCACGAAGCTCAGAGAGCGTCAGCGCAGCCGGATCGGTGTGGATACGCTCTATTTTTATGATCAGGGTTTCAGCTTCAAGACAGGTAACCCGACTCCAAAAGGTGATCCGGACTGGATTATTGAAAATGGTAAAAAAATGTATGCTGAGCTGTCACCCGAGACGGATACGTTCTTCCAGATGATGACGGAGAACGAACTGATGGATTTGGTTAGCAAAAAGGGCAAGCAGGGCGGAGGATACTGTACCTTCCTGAATGATTACAAAGTACCGTTTATTTTCTCGAACTTCAATGGTACTTCCGGCGATATCGATGTCCTGACACACGAAGCCGGTCACGCGTTCCAGGTGTATGAGAGCCGTCACTTTGAGGTGCCGGAATATAACTGGCCGACTTACGAATCGGCAGAGATCCATTCCATGAGCATGGAATTTTTCACTTGGCCATGGATGGAATTGTTCTTCAAGGAAGATACGGACAAATACAAGTTTGATCACTTGTCCTCCGGTTTGCTCTTTATTCCGTATGGCGTTGCCGTGGATGAATTCCAGCACTTCGTCTATGCTAACCCGGATGCAACACCGGCTGAGCGCAAACAGGCATGGCGCAGCATTGAAAAAACATACCTGCCGCACATCAACTACAAGGATAATGCCTATCTGGAGCAAGGTGGATTCTGGCACAAGCAGGGCCACATTTTCTCCTCGCCGTTTTATTACATCGACTATACGCTGGCTCAGATCTGTGCTTTCCAATTCTGGAAACGCAGTAACCAGGACATGAAGTCTGCATGGGCTGATTATCTGACGCTGTGCAAAGCCGGAGGAAGCCTCTCCTTCACAGGATTGGTTGAACTGGCAGGTCTCAAATCCCCATTCGAGGACGGTTGTGTCTCCTCTGTGATCGGTGATATTGAAGCATGGCTGGATGGAGTAGACGATAAAGCTCTGTAA
- a CDS encoding (2Fe-2S) ferredoxin domain-containing protein, which yields MAIYNLDQLQHHILLCNGGTCMRNEGEEVTQAVRDEILKQQAGGFIHTTRTRCNGRCDDACVTIVYPQGDWYGKMTPESGRALVQALCEGEKLESHLIANVAQVASK from the coding sequence TTGGCTATTTATAATTTGGATCAACTTCAGCATCACATCCTGCTCTGCAACGGCGGTACTTGCATGCGGAACGAAGGCGAGGAAGTCACTCAGGCTGTACGGGATGAGATTCTTAAGCAGCAGGCCGGTGGATTTATTCACACGACACGAACACGCTGTAATGGGCGGTGTGACGATGCTTGTGTGACGATCGTGTATCCGCAGGGAGACTGGTATGGCAAAATGACTCCGGAATCCGGCCGGGCATTGGTACAGGCACTTTGTGAAGGGGAGAAGCTGGAGAGTCACCTGATTGCGAACGTGGCTCAAGTGGCTTCCAAATAG
- a CDS encoding metallophosphoesterase family protein, with amino-acid sequence MNVDLNQDELILLGDYVDRGPKSRQVVEQIMQLREKHGVVVIKGNHDAMMVKALMNDVEEYDRHWIRNGGLQTLGSYVEIHFDEEQIDWSAYTEAKQWIRSRYEHHLRFLSELPLVYEVPGYIFVHAGINPDVEDWRGQPERDFIWIREAFYTRPTSIPGTVVFGHTPVKHLHDHADIWFDPSGDKIGIDGGCAYGAQLNLLEIGEDGSLQKFHVKKGETGEGSAD; translated from the coding sequence GTGAATGTTGATCTCAATCAAGATGAACTGATTCTCCTTGGAGATTATGTGGACCGGGGACCGAAAAGCCGGCAGGTGGTTGAACAGATTATGCAGCTAAGAGAGAAGCACGGTGTTGTGGTCATCAAGGGCAATCATGATGCGATGATGGTCAAAGCCCTGATGAATGATGTGGAAGAGTATGACAGGCACTGGATTCGCAATGGCGGATTGCAGACTCTGGGCAGTTATGTGGAAATCCATTTTGATGAAGAACAGATCGATTGGTCTGCCTATACGGAAGCCAAGCAATGGATTCGCAGCAGGTACGAGCATCATCTCCGTTTTCTGAGTGAACTTCCCCTTGTTTATGAAGTACCCGGTTATATTTTTGTGCATGCAGGAATCAATCCGGACGTGGAGGATTGGCGAGGCCAGCCTGAACGGGATTTTATCTGGATTCGGGAGGCATTTTATACCAGGCCCACTTCAATCCCGGGTACGGTGGTATTCGGACACACACCTGTGAAGCACCTGCATGATCATGCTGATATCTGGTTTGACCCAAGCGGAGACAAGATTGGTATAGACGGTGGATGTGCATATGGTGCACAATTGAACCTGCTTGAGATCGGTGAGGATGGCAGTTTACAGAAGTTCCATGTAAAAAAGGGAGAGACTGGAGAGGGCTCGGCCGATTAA
- a CDS encoding manganese-dependent inorganic pyrophosphatase, producing MEKALIFGHKNPDTDTICSAIAYADLKTKLGQDVEAVRLGEVNGETQFALDHFKVEAPRLIKTAANEVNKVILVDHNERQQSVSDIEEVTVAEVIDHHRIANFETSQPLYFRAEPVGCTATILNKLYKENGVEISAPIAGLMLSAIISDSLLFKSPTCTEQDVAAARELAAIAGVDADSYGLDMLKAGADLSQKTIAELISLDAKEFVMGQAKVEIAQVNAVDVNDVLVKQPELEAAIEAIISSKGLDLFLFVVTDILNNDSVALAYGESTKAVEQAYNVTLSNSKALLKGVVSRKSQIVPVLTEAFNNL from the coding sequence ATGGAAAAAGCGTTAATCTTCGGTCACAAAAATCCCGACACGGATACCATATGTTCTGCAATTGCTTATGCAGATCTCAAAACAAAACTGGGACAGGACGTTGAAGCTGTGCGTCTTGGTGAAGTGAACGGCGAAACCCAGTTTGCACTGGATCATTTCAAAGTGGAAGCACCACGTCTGATCAAAACGGCTGCGAACGAAGTAAACAAGGTTATTCTGGTCGATCACAACGAGCGTCAGCAAAGTGTAAGTGATATTGAGGAAGTGACCGTGGCTGAAGTTATTGACCACCACCGTATCGCTAATTTCGAAACAAGCCAGCCTCTGTATTTCCGTGCAGAACCAGTAGGTTGCACAGCAACCATTTTGAATAAATTGTACAAAGAAAACGGCGTTGAAATTAGCGCACCGATTGCAGGACTAATGTTGTCCGCGATCATCTCGGATTCCTTGTTGTTCAAATCCCCAACTTGCACGGAGCAGGATGTAGCAGCAGCACGGGAGCTGGCTGCTATTGCGGGTGTGGATGCTGACAGCTACGGCTTGGATATGCTGAAAGCTGGCGCGGATCTGAGCCAAAAAACAATCGCAGAACTGATCTCCCTGGATGCAAAAGAATTTGTCATGGGACAAGCCAAAGTGGAAATTGCACAAGTGAACGCCGTTGACGTTAACGATGTGCTTGTGAAACAACCTGAACTTGAAGCAGCTATCGAAGCGATAATTTCAAGTAAAGGTCTGGATCTGTTCCTATTCGTCGTAACGGACATCCTGAACAACGATTCCGTTGCACTGGCTTACGGTGAGTCTACTAAAGCGGTTGAACAAGCTTACAATGTGACACTTTCCAATAGTAAAGCACTGCTGAAAGGCGTTGTGTCTCGCAAATCACAAATTGTCCCTGTTCTGACGGAAGCATTCAATAACCTGTAA